A genome region from Gemmatimonadota bacterium includes the following:
- a CDS encoding M20/M25/M40 family metallo-hydrolase, which yields MAMRHLPAACRRFTLAVLACVPSVAGAQVVQEKLDLGALARIRDEAYNRSQVMETAGYLTDVIGPRPQGSRAVKQANQWTAEQLTRWGLRNAFVEPWGTWGRGWERVRYVGNILTPYPQPLVAQAMAWSGSTVGLVKSQVVAVEASDSATLVQKYGGKLKGKIVLWGEPPKTQSSYYYEPWDYLQMEYPTRTRRYTQAELDDPKLRPDFQWSPQQVRLDRRKLGDRFEDAMRALKGEGIAALLAPSPIAYGIIRVAAIPGWHNIRQQKAGEPIPALVVSYEQYGQMWRNVKRGLPVEVEVESRTRWVNDDSIGYNTLADLPGTDKADEYVMFGGHLDSWHAGTGATDNASGIAVVMEAMRILKALDLKPRRTIRVGIWTSEEGRHLGVAGWIARHPELWPKISVYLNLDNGAGKLRGLWDQSHPTMRPVFEQIFTPLRELGVQAIPKGNVGGNEHQDFDDVGIPGFTFLQDPLEYTIRSHHSSADTFERLIPDDLKQAATVMAWTAYTLANRDELFPRKPGK from the coding sequence ATGGCCATGCGTCACCTCCCCGCTGCCTGCCGGCGCTTCACCCTCGCCGTGCTCGCCTGTGTCCCGTCCGTCGCGGGCGCGCAGGTGGTCCAGGAAAAGCTCGACCTCGGCGCGCTCGCGCGCATCCGCGACGAGGCCTACAACCGCTCGCAGGTCATGGAGACGGCGGGGTACCTCACCGACGTCATCGGCCCTCGCCCGCAGGGATCGCGCGCGGTGAAGCAGGCCAACCAGTGGACCGCTGAGCAGCTGACGCGTTGGGGATTGCGCAACGCGTTCGTGGAGCCGTGGGGGACGTGGGGACGTGGCTGGGAGCGCGTGCGCTACGTGGGGAACATCCTCACGCCGTACCCGCAGCCGTTGGTCGCGCAGGCCATGGCCTGGAGCGGGAGTACCGTCGGGCTCGTGAAGTCGCAGGTGGTGGCCGTCGAAGCCTCCGACTCGGCGACGCTCGTGCAGAAGTACGGCGGAAAGCTCAAGGGGAAGATCGTGCTGTGGGGGGAGCCTCCAAAGACCCAGAGCAGCTACTACTACGAGCCGTGGGACTACCTGCAGATGGAGTATCCCACGCGCACGCGCCGTTACACGCAAGCCGAGTTGGACGACCCGAAGTTGCGCCCGGACTTCCAGTGGTCACCCCAGCAGGTGCGTCTCGATCGCCGCAAGCTCGGCGATCGTTTTGAGGATGCCATGCGCGCGCTCAAGGGCGAGGGGATCGCCGCACTGCTCGCGCCGTCGCCCATCGCCTACGGCATCATTCGCGTCGCCGCCATTCCCGGGTGGCACAACATCCGCCAGCAGAAGGCGGGTGAGCCGATCCCGGCGCTGGTGGTGTCGTACGAGCAGTACGGGCAGATGTGGCGCAACGTGAAGCGCGGACTCCCCGTGGAGGTAGAGGTGGAGAGCCGCACGCGCTGGGTGAACGACGATTCGATAGGCTACAACACGCTGGCCGACCTGCCGGGGACCGACAAGGCCGACGAGTACGTGATGTTCGGGGGGCACCTCGACAGCTGGCACGCCGGGACCGGGGCCACCGACAACGCGTCGGGGATCGCCGTCGTCATGGAGGCGATGCGCATCCTCAAGGCGCTCGACCTCAAGCCGCGCCGCACCATCCGTGTCGGGATCTGGACGTCGGAAGAAGGGCGCCACCTCGGCGTCGCCGGCTGGATTGCCCGCCATCCCGAGCTGTGGCCGAAGATCTCCGTCTACCTCAACCTCGACAACGGCGCCGGGAAGTTGCGCGGACTCTGGGACCAGTCGCACCCCACCATGCGCCCCGTCTTCGAGCAGATCTTCACCCCGCTGCGCGAACTTGGCGTGCAGGCCATCCCCAAGGGGAACGTCGGCGGCAACGAGCACCAGGACTTCGACGACGTCGGGATTCCCGGCTTCACCTTCCTGCAGGACCCGCTGGAATACACCATCCGCAGCCACCACTCCAGCGCGGACACCTTCGAGCGCCTGATCCCTGATGACCTGAAGCAGGCGGCGACTGTGATGGCGTGGACGGCGTACACGCTGGCCAACCGCGACGAGCTGTTTCCGAGAAAGCCAGGCAAGTGA
- a CDS encoding PIG-L family deacetylase, protein MGHAVWLAHLTAWKTALQTASKLVLKAAWMAAIAATPTELTAQRPAVLQLDPSDVFGGALPADRGAAGLRQRLLELSTLASVMQVTAHPDDEQAGLLTYLSRGTGARTALLTLNRGEAGANAAGSELFDALGLVRTEELLLADRYYGLDDQYFTSAVDYGFSKTMAEAARSWDTTAVLRDMVRVIRQNRPLVVVGRWFGGSRDGHGHHQLAGVLAPLAVAAAADPARFPEQLSKEGLRPWRVRRLFRANVRAGEPAGVVVDAGRYDPWLGESYQSLGADGYARQRSQTAGRRSLATGAAPQRLQQLAGDPAPAGDDMFAGMDVSLASLFAMAGERAPTGAPELLRQAEDAARQALGSWRPDAPWTVVPVLVAGLRTVRAAQGMTPGTAPHATQLLDLKRRQFERAIAAALALQVTALAGPASGDGRPVVPGETVGVQLEVSRGAPEPVVLERVELLTPEGWVRPAPIVPAQLLRADTSWRSTLDLTVPPSAEPSRPPVVRDLISEQHYRWRDGSPDHSPRGADPVRVRATVRVAGELITIERVVRYRRSREPEGVTYPRLVVVPPVSLRALPAVRVVTVNGEAREQVSVEVTGYSLTPVEAAVTLTSSAGARVTSPSIVRVGMGERQSVTFDVTLPAGRDSLTLTASARVHDRDWRDAVTVSEHRELEPVRLYASPTVQLRRVPVTLAAGLRVGYIMGVGDLVPEAIAQLGAAVTLLDATTVAAGDFGTFDAVVIGTRAYAVRPELAAATPALVAYAKQGGNVVILYQTQEFRPETMAPFPAALPNDAEETTEEDAPVRVLAPEHPLLTSPNRITPRDFDGWIEQRGSKFLTQLAPEYTPLVEMHDTGQAAQSGVWVTARVGAGQWSYVALALHRQLPYGVPGAYRILANLLARRVP, encoded by the coding sequence CGCCGGGCTACGCCAGCGGCTCCTGGAGCTGAGCACCCTGGCCAGTGTGATGCAGGTAACCGCGCACCCTGACGACGAACAGGCGGGGCTGCTCACGTACCTCTCGCGCGGGACCGGTGCGCGTACGGCGCTGCTCACGCTCAATCGCGGTGAGGCCGGTGCCAACGCCGCGGGGAGTGAGCTCTTCGATGCGCTGGGGCTCGTCCGCACGGAGGAGCTGCTCCTTGCCGATCGCTACTACGGTCTCGACGACCAGTACTTCACGTCGGCGGTCGACTACGGCTTCTCGAAGACGATGGCCGAGGCGGCGCGGAGTTGGGACACCACCGCGGTGCTGCGCGACATGGTGCGGGTGATTCGCCAGAACCGGCCGCTGGTCGTGGTCGGGCGGTGGTTCGGCGGCAGTCGCGATGGTCATGGGCATCACCAGCTGGCCGGTGTGCTCGCCCCGCTTGCCGTGGCAGCGGCGGCCGATCCGGCGCGCTTCCCCGAACAGCTGTCGAAGGAAGGGCTGCGCCCCTGGCGCGTGCGCCGCCTCTTTCGCGCCAACGTGCGGGCGGGAGAGCCGGCGGGGGTGGTGGTCGATGCGGGGCGGTACGATCCGTGGCTGGGGGAGTCGTACCAGTCGTTAGGTGCCGACGGGTACGCGCGCCAACGGTCGCAGACCGCGGGGCGGCGGAGCCTGGCGACCGGCGCGGCACCGCAACGCTTGCAGCAACTCGCCGGCGATCCCGCCCCGGCAGGCGACGACATGTTCGCCGGCATGGACGTGTCGCTCGCATCGCTCTTTGCGATGGCCGGCGAGCGAGCACCCACCGGCGCACCCGAACTGCTCCGCCAGGCCGAGGATGCCGCACGGCAGGCGTTGGGCAGCTGGCGGCCCGATGCGCCATGGACCGTGGTACCGGTGCTCGTCGCAGGACTCCGCACTGTGCGAGCAGCACAAGGGATGACGCCCGGCACGGCGCCTCACGCGACGCAGCTCCTCGACCTCAAGCGGCGCCAGTTCGAACGGGCAATCGCCGCGGCGCTCGCGTTGCAGGTGACGGCGCTCGCCGGACCGGCCAGTGGCGATGGCCGACCGGTCGTCCCGGGCGAGACGGTCGGCGTGCAGCTCGAGGTCTCGCGAGGCGCGCCGGAGCCGGTCGTGCTCGAACGGGTGGAACTGCTGACCCCCGAGGGGTGGGTACGGCCGGCGCCGATCGTGCCGGCCCAGCTGCTGCGCGCCGATACGTCGTGGAGATCGACGCTCGACCTCACCGTGCCGCCCTCGGCCGAGCCGAGCCGCCCCCCCGTCGTGCGCGACCTCATCTCGGAGCAGCACTATCGGTGGCGCGACGGGAGCCCGGATCATTCGCCGCGTGGCGCCGATCCGGTGCGCGTGCGGGCCACCGTGCGCGTGGCGGGCGAGCTGATCACCATCGAGCGCGTCGTGCGATATCGGCGCTCGCGCGAGCCCGAGGGGGTCACGTATCCGCGGCTGGTGGTCGTGCCACCTGTATCGTTGCGCGCGCTGCCGGCAGTGCGCGTGGTGACCGTCAACGGCGAGGCCCGGGAGCAGGTCAGCGTGGAGGTCACCGGGTACAGCCTAACGCCGGTCGAGGCGGCGGTCACGCTGACGTCGTCCGCCGGCGCGCGCGTCACCTCGCCCAGCATCGTTCGCGTGGGTATGGGAGAGCGGCAGTCGGTCACCTTCGACGTGACGCTCCCCGCGGGGCGCGACTCGCTGACGCTTACGGCGTCCGCGCGCGTGCACGACCGCGATTGGCGTGATGCCGTCACGGTGAGCGAGCATCGGGAACTCGAACCGGTACGCCTCTACGCCTCGCCCACGGTGCAACTGCGGCGCGTGCCGGTGACGCTCGCCGCCGGGCTCAGGGTGGGCTACATCATGGGCGTGGGCGACCTGGTCCCCGAGGCCATCGCGCAGCTCGGTGCTGCAGTGACCCTGCTCGATGCCACAACCGTTGCGGCTGGCGACTTCGGGACGTTCGACGCGGTGGTCATCGGGACGCGGGCATATGCGGTGCGCCCGGAACTGGCGGCGGCCACGCCCGCACTGGTCGCGTACGCGAAGCAGGGAGGCAACGTCGTCATCCTGTACCAGACGCAGGAGTTCCGCCCCGAGACGATGGCCCCGTTTCCCGCCGCACTCCCGAACGACGCCGAGGAGACGACCGAGGAGGACGCGCCGGTTCGCGTGCTCGCGCCCGAACACCCGCTGCTGACCTCGCCCAACCGCATCACGCCGCGCGATTTCGACGGTTGGATCGAACAGCGGGGGTCGAAGTTCCTCACGCAGCTCGCGCCGGAGTACACCCCGTTGGTGGAGATGCACGATACGGGGCAGGCGGCGCAGTCCGGCGTGTGGGTGACGGCGCGCGTGGGGGCCGGGCAGTGGAGCTACGTGGCGCTGGCGCTGCACCGGCAGCTGCCGTACGGTGTGCCGGGGGCGTATCGCATCCTGGCGAATCTGCTGGCGCGCCGGGTGCCATAG
- a CDS encoding S9 family peptidase: MLLFATASSSRAQVAAGETRRTTGQQGFTLEQVRSYPFAGELVAARRAPRLAWAFNEQGRRNIWVGEAPSYEARQLTHFDRDDGQELSSVSISADGRYVVFVRGGDHDCNWDCTVPVNPTSSPIAPVVSVWIAPFDGSAPRAIGDGDTPAISPTGDVVAYVRDRQIWVAPLDGSAAPRRLFAARGELREPAWSPDGRKLAFVADRGDHAFIGVYENDSTAIQWLAPTTSRDLMPRWSPDGKRIAFVRRPGLGGPPDSILTFPLQPWKIVVADVETGAGRVVWKSPNTVRGGYPRSFGANLMYGAGGRIAYLSYEDGWPHLYSVSDAGGAPLLLTPGDYMVETVRPSPDGRFLVYSANAGTGGDDIDRRHLGRVSVERSDARVLTPGTGLEFSPVVTSDGATIAFLGATALQPAMPMVMPAGGGPSRSIAASRLPATFPRDQLVVPRPVSFRAPDGLVIRAQLFERPGGPSRKPAVVFAHGGPERQMLLGWHYMDYYAGTYALNQYLASLGYVVLSVNFRLGLGYGFDFHRIVDGWSRGASEYQDIKAAGEYLRTLPQVDGRRIGIYGGSYGGFLTAMALGKDSDLFAVGVDIHGPSDWTADNASRIGGLAWDYEKGDRSRAADVAFNASPVAYVDGWRSPVLFIHGDDDRNTRFYHTIDLVRRLEVRGVPYEELIIPDDTHHWMRHANALRVWTATVEFLGRYLKPESARR; this comes from the coding sequence ATGCTCCTCTTCGCGACCGCGTCGTCGTCTCGCGCCCAGGTCGCTGCCGGGGAGACGAGGCGAACGACGGGGCAGCAGGGGTTCACCCTGGAACAGGTGCGCTCGTACCCGTTTGCCGGGGAGTTGGTCGCCGCCAGGCGCGCCCCCCGCCTCGCCTGGGCCTTCAACGAGCAGGGCCGCCGCAACATCTGGGTGGGCGAGGCCCCCTCGTACGAGGCCCGCCAGCTGACGCACTTCGACCGCGACGATGGGCAGGAACTCTCCAGCGTCAGCATCTCGGCCGACGGACGCTACGTCGTCTTCGTGCGCGGCGGCGACCACGACTGCAACTGGGACTGCACCGTCCCGGTCAACCCGACGTCGTCGCCGATTGCGCCGGTCGTGTCGGTGTGGATCGCGCCGTTCGACGGGAGCGCGCCGCGCGCGATCGGGGATGGCGACACGCCGGCGATTTCGCCGACGGGCGACGTGGTGGCGTACGTGCGCGACCGGCAGATCTGGGTCGCCCCGCTCGACGGTTCCGCCGCGCCACGCCGGCTGTTCGCCGCGCGCGGCGAGCTGCGCGAGCCGGCCTGGTCGCCCGACGGCCGCAAGCTCGCCTTTGTCGCCGACCGCGGCGATCACGCATTCATCGGCGTCTACGAGAACGACAGCACGGCGATTCAGTGGCTCGCCCCCACCACGAGCCGCGATCTCATGCCGCGCTGGTCGCCCGACGGGAAGCGCATCGCCTTCGTCCGGCGCCCGGGCCTGGGCGGTCCCCCCGATTCAATCCTCACGTTTCCGTTGCAGCCGTGGAAGATCGTGGTCGCCGACGTGGAAACGGGGGCCGGCCGAGTCGTCTGGAAGAGCCCCAACACCGTGCGGGGCGGCTATCCGCGGAGCTTTGGGGCGAACCTCATGTACGGTGCCGGTGGGCGCATTGCCTACCTGTCGTACGAAGACGGATGGCCGCACCTGTACTCGGTGAGCGACGCAGGAGGCGCCCCGCTACTCCTCACACCGGGCGACTACATGGTCGAGACGGTGCGCCCGAGCCCCGACGGACGGTTCCTCGTCTACTCGGCCAATGCGGGAACGGGCGGCGACGACATCGACCGCCGCCACCTGGGGCGCGTCTCGGTGGAGCGGAGCGATGCGCGCGTGCTCACGCCGGGCACCGGGCTCGAGTTCTCCCCGGTCGTGACCTCGGATGGGGCGACGATCGCCTTCCTCGGCGCCACCGCGTTGCAGCCGGCGATGCCGATGGTGATGCCGGCCGGCGGAGGTCCTTCGCGCAGCATCGCGGCGTCGCGCCTTCCTGCCACCTTCCCGCGCGACCAGCTGGTCGTCCCACGCCCCGTCTCCTTTCGTGCGCCTGACGGACTGGTGATCCGTGCACAGCTCTTCGAGCGCCCCGGCGGCCCCTCGCGGAAGCCGGCGGTGGTCTTCGCCCACGGCGGCCCGGAGCGCCAGATGCTGCTGGGCTGGCACTACATGGACTACTACGCCGGCACCTACGCGCTCAACCAGTACCTGGCGTCGTTAGGGTATGTCGTCCTGTCGGTGAACTTCCGGCTGGGACTCGGGTACGGCTTCGACTTCCATCGCATCGTCGACGGCTGGTCGCGCGGGGCGTCGGAGTACCAGGACATCAAGGCGGCGGGGGAGTACCTGCGCACGCTCCCACAGGTGGACGGGCGCCGCATCGGGATCTACGGCGGTTCGTACGGGGGCTTCCTCACCGCCATGGCGCTGGGCAAGGACTCCGACCTCTTCGCCGTCGGGGTCGACATCCATGGCCCCTCCGACTGGACCGCCGACAACGCCTCGCGCATTGGCGGGTTGGCGTGGGACTATGAAAAGGGCGACCGCTCGCGCGCGGCCGACGTCGCGTTCAATGCCTCGCCCGTTGCATACGTCGATGGCTGGCGCTCGCCGGTGCTCTTCATCCACGGCGACGACGACCGGAACACGCGCTTCTATCACACGATCGACCTCGTCAGGCGACTCGAGGTCCGTGGCGTGCCCTACGAGGAATTGATCATCCCCGACGACACGCACCACTGGATGCGGCACGCCAACGCGTTGCGCGTATGGACGGCGACGGTGGAGTTCCTGGGGCGGTACCTGAAGCCGGAGTCTGCGCGTCGTTAG